The region GTGACCTCGGTCCATCCCGGAGACCGGGTCGCCCTCAATCCCGGCATCTCTTGCGGGCGCTGCGCCCAGTGCGCCGCCGGTGAAGAACCCTTCTGCCGAAGCTACCAGATTCTGGGCGAACATCGATCCGGCACCGCGGCTGAGTTGGTTGTTGTTCCAGAACGTAACGTAGCGCGGATTTCCGATACTATGCCATGGGATGTCGCGGCGGCCTTTCCATTGTCTACGCTCACGGCCTGGCGAATGCTGGTCACTCGCGCCCGCCTCGCGCCGGAGGAGACCGTGCTGATCTGGGGCATCGGCGGCGGGGTGTCGCTGGCTGCTCTCCAGATTGCCCGACACCTCGGAGCCCGGGTCGTCGTGACCAGCTCCGCCGAACGAAAGCTGGCGCGAGCCCGGGAGCTGGGGGCCGAGGCCACGTTCAATCACGCGGAGCGATCGCCGGACGAGATTGCCCGCGAGGTGCGCAAGCTAACCGGCGCCGGTGCGGACGTGGTGGTCGATTCGGTGGGCGAGCGCACCTGGGAAGCATCCCTCAAGGC is a window of Candidatus Polarisedimenticolia bacterium DNA encoding:
- a CDS encoding zinc-binding dehydrogenase: MQALALKEHGGIGSLELLDLPAPAIAAPDDVLVRVRSAALNHLDLFLTEGVKGITVSFPHIVGTDGAGVIEAVGAAVTSVHPGDRVALNPGISCGRCAQCAAGEEPFCRSYQILGEHRSGTAAELVVVPERNVARISDTMPWDVAAAFPLSTLTAWRMLVTRARLAPEETVLIWGIGGGVSLAALQIARHLGARVVVTSSAERKLARARELGAEATFNHAERSPDEIAREVRKLTGAGADVVVDSVGERTWEASLKALRPGGRLVTCGATSGPHVSLDLRRLFWFQWSLLGSTMGTRAEFARVMELGNAGHLWPVVDSVVPLQRGASAYERMARGDQLGKLVIEVSR